The following coding sequences lie in one Parafrankia discariae genomic window:
- a CDS encoding LmeA family phospholipid-binding protein, whose translation MNLRIDGDGREPADAAHQAAAHQAAADHAAAGTPGPERRRRWWRRRRILAILAIVQLVVLVVLVAGDRFAVSAAEDQMARQIAASVTEGLDCDVIPPTVRDVSIGGFPFLTQVAFGKFKNIGLTVEGVPTPGPRISSVEAHLKGLHIPVRKMLTNSVGEVPVDDVEATVRLDYADVNTFLADQPGKVQINPVDGGDRVEVSGTADLPVLGAQEVGGVTTFEVRDDRLTMVPSEISLRGSLNFDIPVPGGVGDLLPAIPIPVGALPFDLTIVRAATDASGLSLTATARNVVLPEAETRTRQCPPTDSTGT comes from the coding sequence GTGAACCTCAGAATCGACGGCGACGGGCGCGAGCCCGCGGACGCCGCGCACCAAGCCGCCGCGCACCAAGCCGCCGCGGATCACGCAGCCGCGGGCACGCCTGGCCCGGAGCGTCGGCGCCGGTGGTGGCGGCGCCGGCGGATCCTCGCGATCCTCGCGATCGTCCAGCTCGTGGTGCTCGTGGTGCTCGTCGCGGGTGACCGGTTCGCGGTGTCGGCCGCCGAGGACCAGATGGCCCGGCAGATCGCGGCGAGCGTGACCGAGGGCCTCGACTGCGACGTGATCCCGCCGACCGTGCGCGATGTCAGCATCGGCGGATTCCCGTTCCTCACCCAGGTGGCGTTCGGGAAGTTCAAGAACATCGGTCTGACCGTCGAAGGAGTACCCACACCCGGCCCGCGCATCTCATCGGTCGAGGCGCACCTCAAAGGACTGCACATTCCCGTCCGGAAGATGCTCACCAACAGTGTGGGTGAGGTTCCGGTCGACGATGTGGAGGCGACGGTTCGCCTCGACTACGCCGATGTGAACACCTTCCTGGCTGATCAGCCCGGCAAGGTTCAGATCAATCCGGTGGACGGCGGGGATCGGGTCGAGGTCTCCGGGACCGCCGACCTGCCGGTGCTCGGCGCGCAGGAGGTGGGCGGCGTCACCACCTTCGAGGTGCGGGACGACAGACTGACGATGGTTCCCTCCGAGATCTCTCTGCGTGGCTCCCTCAACTTCGACATTCCTGTTCCCGGGGGCGTGGGTGATCTGCTTCCCGCGATCCCGATCCCCGTCGGTGCCCTTCCGTTCGACCTCACCATTGTCAGGGCGGCCACCGACGCGTCGGGCCTCTCGCTGACCGCGACGGCCAGGAATGTCGTCCTGCCCGAGGCCGAGACGAGAACCCGGCAATGCCCCCCGACGGACAGCACCGGGACCTGA
- a CDS encoding recombinase family protein, which yields MGELGAGFVRVSTGSQDETSQVKILTEEAAQRGIMIVKWFTLHGYSASHGAQEPALREAIADIQRRDYTTLMVTESSRLDRRDDLDAQAEILLGIRSAGGDIISIAEPQFGKTDFAGRIVTLVAQHANAEKSKTVKATTYRGISMIIANGAHHGALPSFWMTKGERYAKQAYCADPESVRDIYERVANRESLQSIGRIYDLYPGSIKNLVRFTANHTGVEECRYTYEGVAETWMHEVAPVVDSPLWWRANKVIAANLTDARGNKGGRPVAQAANWISGVLKCPSCGAKLHFNASNTPAGNPRTPKLRCGGHAKQRKACGIFKGCDASPIIGVIDSMFSSDMTPILAFQRVAGNAHKLDEMRAELAKIKSRLSVTEDDDDLDALVDTRKALRVSIEKFDLVSDVYDYAETGQTVSHLWTTGGTDEKRGMIRAIMASWGLELSEHDGQWGIKIGTGFAGATGADGIVDLGNGFCFRREGGTRN from the coding sequence GTGGGCGAGCTAGGCGCCGGATTTGTTCGGGTTTCCACGGGTAGCCAAGACGAGACGTCGCAGGTCAAGATCCTTACTGAGGAGGCTGCTCAGCGCGGGATCATGATCGTCAAGTGGTTCACGCTTCACGGGTACTCGGCTAGCCACGGAGCGCAGGAACCGGCCTTGCGTGAGGCGATCGCCGATATTCAGCGTCGGGATTACACGACTCTTATGGTTACCGAGTCGTCGCGGCTTGACCGTCGTGACGATTTGGATGCGCAAGCAGAGATCTTGCTCGGTATTAGGTCTGCGGGTGGCGACATCATCTCGATTGCCGAACCTCAGTTCGGCAAGACTGATTTCGCCGGTCGTATCGTCACTCTCGTTGCTCAGCACGCGAATGCCGAGAAGTCCAAGACGGTCAAGGCGACCACGTATCGCGGAATTTCGATGATTATCGCGAACGGTGCGCACCACGGTGCACTTCCGTCGTTCTGGATGACCAAAGGGGAACGCTACGCAAAGCAGGCGTACTGCGCAGACCCGGAATCCGTCAGGGACATTTACGAGCGTGTCGCCAACCGTGAATCTCTGCAATCCATTGGTCGGATCTACGATCTGTATCCGGGATCAATCAAGAACCTTGTTCGATTCACAGCAAACCACACCGGGGTTGAGGAGTGTCGGTACACGTATGAGGGTGTGGCCGAAACGTGGATGCACGAGGTTGCCCCTGTGGTTGATTCGCCTCTGTGGTGGCGTGCGAACAAGGTGATTGCCGCGAACTTGACGGACGCCCGGGGGAACAAAGGTGGACGTCCTGTGGCGCAGGCAGCCAACTGGATCAGTGGTGTTCTTAAATGCCCGTCGTGCGGTGCGAAGCTGCATTTCAATGCCAGTAACACTCCCGCCGGGAATCCGCGTACTCCTAAGCTGCGCTGTGGTGGCCATGCCAAGCAGCGCAAGGCGTGCGGTATTTTCAAGGGTTGCGACGCCAGCCCGATCATCGGCGTGATTGATTCGATGTTTTCCAGCGACATGACACCTATTCTCGCCTTCCAGCGTGTGGCGGGAAACGCTCACAAGCTGGACGAGATGCGGGCGGAACTCGCCAAGATCAAAAGCCGTCTTTCTGTCACGGAAGACGATGATGATCTCGATGCTTTGGTGGACACCCGCAAGGCTCTGCGGGTGTCCATCGAAAAGTTCGACCTTGTCTCTGACGTGTACGACTACGCGGAAACCGGGCAGACAGTCAGCCACCTGTGGACGACCGGCGGCACCGACGAAAAGCGGGGCATGATCCGCGCGATCATGGCCTCGTGGGGTCTGGAGCTTTCCGAGCATGACGGACAGTGGGGAATCAAGATTGGCACAGGGTTCGCGGGCGCGACGGGCGCGGACGGGATCGTAGACCTTGGTAACGGATTCTGTTTCCGCCGGGAAGGCGGCACGCGGAACTGA